In one Methylocaldum szegediense genomic region, the following are encoded:
- a CDS encoding branched-chain amino acid transaminase, with translation MAMDDRDGVIWLDGEWLPWRDAKVHLLTHTLHYGCGVFEGLRAYKTDRGTAIFRLRDHTDRLFRSAHIMSMKIPFDKDALDRAQCEAVSRNNLASAYIRPMCFYGSEGMGLHAKGLKVHVMIAAWEWGSYLGAENMARGIKVRTSSYTRNHVNSLMTKAKANGNYVNSILAVQEAVEAGCDEALLLDHEGYVAEGSGENIFIVRRGKLYTPDLTSALEGITRDTIFTIARENGLEVIEKRITRDEVYIADEAFFTGTAAEVTPIREVDGRTIGEGGRGPITEKLQSLYFDYVHGRRSDHPEWLSYVS, from the coding sequence ATGGCGATGGATGACAGAGACGGCGTCATCTGGCTCGACGGCGAATGGCTGCCCTGGCGAGACGCAAAAGTTCACCTGCTGACCCATACCCTGCACTACGGTTGCGGCGTATTCGAAGGTCTTCGGGCTTACAAGACCGACCGGGGCACGGCGATCTTCCGCCTGCGCGACCATACCGACCGGCTGTTCCGTTCGGCCCACATCATGAGCATGAAGATTCCATTTGATAAGGACGCTCTCGATCGGGCGCAATGCGAAGCCGTGAGCCGGAATAATCTGGCCAGCGCCTATATCCGGCCGATGTGTTTCTATGGCTCCGAAGGTATGGGCCTGCACGCCAAAGGTCTCAAAGTACATGTCATGATCGCCGCCTGGGAATGGGGCAGCTATCTCGGTGCGGAAAACATGGCGCGCGGCATCAAGGTTCGCACATCTTCTTACACCCGCAATCACGTCAACAGCCTCATGACCAAGGCCAAGGCAAACGGCAATTACGTCAATTCCATCCTAGCCGTTCAGGAAGCCGTGGAAGCGGGCTGTGACGAAGCCCTGCTGCTCGACCACGAAGGCTATGTCGCCGAGGGCAGCGGCGAGAATATTTTCATCGTGCGTCGTGGCAAGCTGTATACGCCGGATCTGACCTCGGCGCTCGAAGGCATTACCCGTGACACTATTTTTACGATTGCCCGTGAAAATGGGCTCGAAGTCATCGAAAAACGGATCACCCGCGACGAAGTCTATATCGCGGACGAAGCCTTCTTCACCGGCACCGCCGCCGAGGTGACCCCGATTCGGGAAGTGGACGGACGGACCATCGGCGAAGGCGGACGCGGGCCGATCACGGAAAAGCTGCAGTCGTTGTATTTCGATTATGTCCACGGCCGCCGCAGCGACCATCCGGAATGGCTCAGCTATGTGAGCTGA
- a CDS encoding tetratricopeptide repeat protein, whose amino-acid sequence MRPLHLALVLLTFLLANTGHTKTGSDLHEAVRRLEDEWAEIFYLLPRSEQAEKFENLLARVHALSEQYPNEADPLILEAIVLCTYAGADIGLSSLSRVEKARKLLIKAIDINPRAMEASAYITLGNLYYRLPGWPISFGDTNSARQYLESALKLYPNAIDTNYFYGDFLLQEGEYDKALIYLEKAEKAPIRPYMRLSDTKLKEEIREALKAAREKRDGYGDFFSNFLTSLFGDDSEKP is encoded by the coding sequence TTGAGACCCTTACACCTTGCACTCGTTCTGCTGACGTTTCTTTTGGCCAACACCGGCCACACGAAAACCGGGTCGGACCTTCATGAAGCCGTTCGCCGCTTGGAAGACGAGTGGGCGGAGATTTTTTACCTCCTGCCACGATCCGAGCAAGCGGAGAAATTCGAGAATCTTCTAGCTAGGGTACATGCGCTTTCCGAGCAGTATCCCAACGAAGCCGATCCGCTGATCCTGGAAGCCATCGTCCTCTGTACCTATGCCGGAGCGGATATCGGCTTGAGCTCTTTGAGCCGAGTCGAGAAGGCCCGTAAACTGCTCATCAAGGCGATCGACATCAATCCTCGCGCCATGGAAGCCTCGGCTTATATCACACTCGGCAATCTTTACTATCGCCTTCCCGGCTGGCCGATTTCCTTCGGAGACACCAACTCGGCCCGCCAATACCTTGAATCGGCTTTAAAGCTTTATCCAAACGCGATCGACACCAATTATTTTTACGGTGATTTCCTGTTGCAGGAGGGCGAGTATGACAAGGCTTTGATTTATTTGGAAAAAGCCGAGAAGGCGCCGATCCGACCCTACATGCGGCTTTCCGACACCAAACTGAAGGAAGAAATCCGCGAGGCTTTGAAAGCCGCCCGCGAAAAGCGAGACGGATATGGAGATTTCTTCTCGAACTTTTTGACGTCATTATTCGGCGACGACAGCGAAAAACCCTGA
- the glnE gene encoding bifunctional [glutamate--ammonia ligase]-adenylyl-L-tyrosine phosphorylase/[glutamate--ammonia-ligase] adenylyltransferase translates to MSDAPESLQRLPEPLKQPVSLAWSTFSAHSARLGIEISGWPDAVEETLGLVWAASPFVADQCAGRPELLKELVESGRLLKSTDEENYRTDLRRLLDGVDTETDLMAVLRRFRNLEMVRIAWRDIAGWADLDETLRDLSALADVCVQESLNFLFRAACARRGTPLNKQGQPQSLVVLAMGKLGAFELNFSSDIDLIFAYRDEGVLADKRETSYCEFYTKLAQNLVKVLDTQTEDGFAFRVDLRLRPFGDSGPLVQNFYALDAYYQSQAREWERYAMVKVRPMAGDMEAGHELQEFLRPFVYRRYLDYRTLVELRELKQKISLELQRKDRQENIKLGPGGIREIEFVGQAFQLIRGGREKRLRERRIQVVLEALADLRLLPESTVETLLDAYRFLRTVENRLQQYADRQTHDLPTDPIQRLSLAYAMGFPEWESFKAHLDKVRRDVHDVFEQIVAPTKAGAQETFALNGDHEHICATLRNLGWPTPESGAKLIETFQASHAVRNLTPRGASELARLMPMLLRATASTEQPDDTLERIFALLEAIASRNVYLTLLAENPQALSQLVKLAAGSPWITNYIAQHPLLLDELLDPRALYAPLSKAELERELKRKLDSIDPDDLEQILIGLRQFKQTNVLRVAAADFVGAIPIMVVSDYLTYTAEVLVNEVMRQAWRLTAARHGVPPGASIDEVSGFGVIAYGKLGGIELGYGSDLDLVFLYDGDDTALTNGERPVSTAEFFARMGRRIIHLLTANTPAGVLYEVDLRLRPSGSSGLLVSSVDAYDTYQTESAWTWEHQALVKARFIAGDPEIGKRFAAVREKSLCRKRDVEALRTEILEMREKMRANLAAKDTTVFDLKQGSGGIVDIEFIVQFGVLSRAHHDKKLTQWTDVVRLLDSLIEAGFLNADDAGLLRQAYCLFRERIHRLALLEVPALVPADEYFELRSRVQRIWRDVMER, encoded by the coding sequence ATGTCCGATGCCCCTGAATCCCTACAGCGTTTGCCCGAACCGCTCAAACAGCCGGTTTCCCTGGCTTGGTCAACGTTTTCGGCGCACTCGGCACGCCTCGGAATCGAAATCAGCGGGTGGCCGGACGCGGTCGAAGAAACCTTGGGCCTGGTTTGGGCCGCGAGCCCTTTCGTGGCTGACCAGTGCGCCGGCCGGCCCGAGCTTCTGAAAGAACTGGTTGAATCCGGAAGGCTGCTAAAGTCGACCGACGAGGAAAACTATCGCACCGACTTACGAAGACTTCTGGATGGAGTCGACACTGAAACGGATTTGATGGCCGTCCTACGGCGTTTCCGCAACCTTGAAATGGTGCGCATCGCCTGGCGCGATATCGCCGGTTGGGCGGATCTGGATGAAACGCTACGGGATCTGTCCGCTCTCGCCGACGTCTGTGTGCAGGAAAGCCTGAATTTCCTTTTTCGTGCCGCCTGCGCCAGACGAGGCACGCCGCTCAACAAGCAGGGTCAGCCGCAATCCCTGGTCGTGCTGGCCATGGGCAAGCTCGGTGCTTTCGAGCTCAATTTCTCGTCCGACATCGATCTAATTTTTGCCTACCGCGACGAGGGTGTTCTGGCGGACAAGCGCGAAACCAGCTACTGCGAGTTCTACACCAAACTGGCGCAAAATCTGGTCAAGGTGTTGGACACCCAGACCGAGGATGGCTTCGCTTTCCGCGTCGACCTGCGCTTGCGCCCGTTCGGCGATTCCGGCCCGCTAGTGCAGAATTTTTATGCCTTGGACGCCTACTACCAGAGCCAAGCGCGCGAATGGGAACGCTACGCCATGGTCAAAGTTCGCCCCATGGCGGGCGACATGGAGGCAGGGCACGAGCTCCAGGAATTCTTAAGACCTTTCGTCTACCGGCGCTATCTGGATTATCGGACGCTGGTCGAGTTGCGCGAATTGAAGCAGAAAATCTCGCTGGAACTGCAGCGCAAAGACCGCCAGGAAAACATCAAGCTGGGCCCAGGCGGTATCCGCGAAATCGAATTCGTAGGCCAGGCTTTTCAGCTGATCCGCGGTGGCCGCGAGAAACGGCTGCGGGAACGTCGCATCCAAGTCGTCCTTGAAGCGCTCGCCGATCTGCGTCTATTGCCCGAATCCACGGTCGAAACGCTTCTGGACGCCTATCGCTTTCTGCGCACGGTTGAAAACCGGCTGCAACAATACGCCGACAGGCAAACCCATGACCTCCCCACCGATCCGATACAGAGGCTGAGCCTCGCTTACGCCATGGGCTTTCCCGAGTGGGAGAGCTTCAAGGCGCATCTCGATAAGGTGCGCCGGGACGTGCATGACGTGTTCGAACAGATCGTTGCCCCGACCAAAGCCGGAGCGCAAGAAACCTTCGCGTTGAACGGAGACCACGAGCACATCTGCGCTACACTGCGGAACCTCGGGTGGCCCACACCCGAATCGGGGGCAAAGCTCATCGAGACCTTTCAGGCATCCCACGCGGTCCGGAATCTCACACCCAGAGGCGCTTCGGAACTCGCCCGCCTGATGCCCATGCTGCTCCGGGCCACGGCCTCAACCGAGCAGCCGGACGACACCCTCGAACGGATTTTCGCGCTGCTAGAGGCCATCGCCAGCCGCAACGTCTACTTGACGCTTCTCGCCGAGAATCCCCAGGCTTTGTCACAACTCGTCAAACTAGCGGCGGGCAGCCCCTGGATCACCAACTATATCGCCCAGCATCCTCTGCTCCTTGACGAACTCCTGGATCCGCGAGCGCTTTACGCCCCTCTTTCGAAAGCGGAACTGGAGCGGGAGTTGAAACGAAAACTCGATTCGATCGACCCCGATGATCTGGAGCAGATTTTGATCGGCCTCCGCCAGTTCAAGCAAACTAATGTTCTGCGGGTCGCGGCGGCCGATTTCGTTGGTGCCATCCCGATCATGGTGGTCAGCGATTACCTCACCTACACCGCCGAAGTCCTCGTGAACGAAGTCATGCGGCAAGCATGGCGACTGACGGCGGCGCGCCACGGCGTTCCGCCTGGCGCGAGCATCGACGAAGTCAGCGGGTTCGGGGTGATCGCCTATGGCAAGCTAGGCGGCATTGAACTCGGCTACGGATCGGATCTCGACTTGGTGTTCCTCTACGATGGAGACGACACCGCACTCACCAATGGGGAACGGCCAGTTAGTACCGCCGAGTTTTTCGCACGCATGGGCAGGCGGATCATTCACCTTCTGACCGCAAACACTCCGGCCGGAGTTCTTTACGAAGTGGATTTGCGGCTGCGCCCTTCCGGAAGCTCCGGTCTCTTGGTCAGCAGCGTCGATGCTTACGATACCTATCAGACGGAGAGTGCCTGGACCTGGGAACACCAAGCGCTGGTAAAAGCCCGGTTCATTGCCGGAGATCCCGAGATCGGCAAGCGATTCGCCGCGGTCCGCGAGAAATCCCTTTGCCGGAAACGAGACGTCGAGGCCTTACGGACCGAAATCCTCGAAATGCGCGAGAAAATGCGCGCGAATCTAGCGGCCAAAGACACTACAGTGTTCGATTTGAAACAAGGTTCCGGCGGTATTGTCGATATCGAGTTTATAGTACAATTCGGGGTCCTTTCGCGCGCTCACCACGACAAGAAACTGACTCAATGGACCGATGTGGTCCGCCTGTTGGATTCCCTCATCGAAGCCGGTTTCTTGAATGCGGACGACGCCGGACTATTAAGGCAGGCCTATTGCCTTTTCCGTGAGCGCATCCACCGGCTGGCGCTGCTGGAAGTGCCTGCGCTGGTGCCAGCCGATGAATATTTCGAACTGCGTTCCCGCGTGCAGCGGATCTGGCGGGACGTGATGGAACGCTAA
- the hslV gene encoding ATP-dependent protease subunit HslV, producing the protein MEQFHGTTIVSVRRDDKVVIGGDGQVTMGNTVMKGNARKVRRLYHGRVLAGFAGATADAFTLFERFEGQLEKQRGNLTKAAVELVKDWRTDRMLRRLEALLAVADSKVSLIISGNGDVIEPENGLIAIGSGGPFAQAAARALLENTQLSAAEIVEKSLQIAADICIYTNRNLVIEELEMQRELHEHP; encoded by the coding sequence GTGGAACAGTTTCACGGCACTACCATCGTATCCGTCCGCCGCGACGATAAAGTCGTCATCGGTGGCGACGGACAGGTAACCATGGGCAACACCGTCATGAAAGGCAACGCCCGAAAGGTCCGCCGGCTTTATCATGGGCGCGTGCTCGCTGGCTTTGCCGGCGCGACGGCCGATGCGTTCACCCTATTTGAACGCTTTGAAGGTCAATTGGAAAAGCAGCGCGGCAACCTGACCAAGGCAGCGGTCGAACTGGTGAAAGACTGGCGCACCGACCGAATGCTGCGCCGGCTGGAGGCCTTGCTCGCGGTGGCTGATTCGAAAGTTTCTTTGATCATTTCAGGCAACGGCGACGTCATCGAGCCGGAAAACGGACTCATCGCCATCGGTTCCGGCGGGCCGTTCGCACAGGCGGCCGCCCGCGCGCTGTTGGAGAACACCCAACTCAGCGCCGCCGAAATCGTCGAGAAGTCGCTGCAAATTGCCGCCGATATCTGCATTTATACCAATCGCAATCTGGTCATCGAAGAACTGGAGATGCAACGGGAACTGCACGAACACCCATGA
- a CDS encoding class I SAM-dependent rRNA methyltransferase, with the protein MSQLPSIRLKKNEERRLRGGHLWIFSNEVDIEAMPLKSFGAGDLAIVESSRGQVLGIAYVNPASLICGRLLTRDAHAAIDRAFFERRLTRALRLRERLFSRPFYRLTYGESDGLPGVVIDRFDDVFVVQTNTAGMERLQEPLVAAIEALFAPRAIVAKNTSSLRALEGLDTYTSILRGTLDGPIQIEENGARFLVDPISGQKTGWFFDHRESRAVVAKLSRGLRVLDLFSYTGAWGVQAALAGAASVECVDGSEAALALAAENGRLNGVLEKMRLIKDDAFEFLKRAREERQRYDLVVLDPPALIKRKKDVGQGIEAYRRLNQAAIQVLAPGGILVSASCSFHLRWETLHDLLRAVARALDRHVVFFGRGGQAADHPVHPAIPETDYLKTFFCYIGESL; encoded by the coding sequence ATGAGCCAGTTACCTTCGATACGCCTCAAGAAAAATGAAGAGCGGCGCCTGCGTGGTGGTCATTTATGGATATTCAGCAACGAAGTCGATATCGAAGCGATGCCGCTTAAGTCGTTCGGGGCGGGGGATTTGGCGATTGTGGAGAGCTCGCGCGGACAAGTCCTGGGCATCGCGTACGTCAATCCCGCATCGCTGATTTGCGGCCGCCTGCTGACGCGAGATGCGCACGCCGCAATCGATCGAGCCTTCTTCGAACGACGTTTGACGCGTGCGCTGCGTTTACGCGAGCGTTTGTTTTCCCGCCCCTTTTATCGTCTCACCTATGGTGAAAGTGACGGGTTGCCGGGAGTCGTCATCGACCGCTTCGACGATGTGTTCGTGGTACAGACCAATACGGCCGGCATGGAACGGCTGCAGGAGCCTTTGGTGGCAGCGATCGAGGCGCTATTTGCTCCCAGGGCCATTGTTGCGAAAAACACATCCAGCCTTAGAGCCTTGGAGGGACTGGACACTTACACGTCCATCCTCCGGGGCACCTTAGACGGCCCAATCCAAATCGAGGAAAACGGCGCCCGATTCTTGGTCGATCCCATAAGCGGACAAAAAACCGGCTGGTTTTTCGATCATCGCGAGAGTCGGGCCGTAGTCGCGAAGCTCTCGCGGGGCCTACGCGTACTCGATCTCTTCTCGTACACCGGGGCATGGGGCGTGCAAGCGGCGCTGGCAGGCGCCGCGTCGGTTGAGTGCGTGGACGGGTCCGAGGCCGCTTTGGCGTTGGCGGCGGAGAACGGCCGGCTCAACGGCGTCCTAGAGAAAATGCGCTTGATCAAAGACGATGCGTTCGAGTTTTTGAAGCGCGCCAGGGAAGAGCGGCAGCGTTATGACCTCGTCGTGCTCGACCCGCCGGCGCTGATCAAGCGTAAGAAAGACGTCGGCCAGGGAATTGAAGCGTACCGGCGGCTGAATCAAGCCGCGATACAGGTTCTAGCGCCCGGCGGTATTCTGGTATCCGCATCCTGCTCGTTTCATTTGCGCTGGGAAACGTTGCACGATCTGTTGCGGGCTGTAGCTAGGGCATTGGATCGCCATGTGGTTTTCTTCGGTCGCGGCGGACAGGCTGCCGATCACCCGGTACATCCCGCCATTCCGGAGACCGATTATCTGAAGACTTTCTTTTGCTATATAGGCGAGAGCTTATAA
- a CDS encoding cyclic nucleotide-binding domain-containing protein yields MSASDAQELRRLIPLNTLSDTRFEQICSQIQIEEAPKGSVLFRQGDTNNEFVYLLSGTISLQAGGVEMDSVSGGTETARFALAHQIPRKVSAVANDAVRYVRIAPYLINQQEDLNRDVPTYKVSDIPEEPTRDWMTALLKSPLFQRLSPANIQAILRGLEEIEVKKGDVICRQGDPGDYYYIIKKGRCALTRKPSRLAKEIKLATLKVSETFGEDALISGEPRNVTVTMLTDGVLLRLDKASFIKLLKEPVISHVDFETAQRMASRDAVWLDVRTPDAYEQGRLPGSLNIPFFSLRVTLPTLNRQSKYLLVCDDGRLSEAAAFLLIRYGFEAQVLAGGIVNAPRDHLVIEATKWTPSRSLAATAYRAPHREQPDPANEEVDIGKNPEEHEGLSLEVHETPDGEIDREESSEDAGYTFHARGPEEPSDREIAWTDSPPPTEHTPTLDALLATERSGNPGPDDDLATLKSRLQELEASIQERALREQDLARRLADAENRAAEATARAQALETQLAKANEIIATTAALTEQREQVENELRKAKEDVASLKAELEKVRELANDRDVALRSLRENYEQLVARQAKKASEENSKGEKALSALKEEIERLKTINRLAIRDKASAERQVADLARQVAELQTAMERSTGSATDTEALRRELEALHRQHADELAGMQARLREMEQDGNRLREDLQLARARLAVLESAAKAGDQDQRKKPCFEFAIWFPVTLATTLFLTALILGGLFGTTSGRKVVSRLLALDTGASLEQPPAKAMLSKPTQGL; encoded by the coding sequence GTGAGCGCCTCTGACGCACAGGAATTGCGCCGTTTGATTCCACTCAACACCCTCTCCGACACCCGATTCGAGCAGATCTGCTCGCAAATCCAAATCGAAGAGGCGCCGAAAGGTTCCGTCCTCTTTCGACAGGGAGACACGAATAACGAATTCGTGTATCTGCTGAGCGGTACGATATCGCTGCAGGCGGGAGGCGTAGAAATGGATTCAGTCAGCGGCGGAACGGAAACCGCCCGATTTGCTCTCGCTCACCAGATTCCACGAAAAGTGTCGGCGGTTGCGAACGATGCCGTCCGGTACGTCCGAATCGCCCCGTACCTCATAAACCAGCAGGAGGACCTCAACCGGGACGTGCCTACCTACAAGGTCAGCGATATTCCGGAAGAACCCACGCGCGACTGGATGACGGCTTTGCTCAAATCGCCACTCTTCCAACGCCTATCTCCGGCCAATATTCAAGCGATCCTTCGCGGTCTCGAAGAAATAGAAGTCAAGAAAGGCGATGTCATCTGTCGTCAAGGCGATCCCGGTGACTATTACTACATCATTAAAAAGGGGCGTTGCGCCTTGACGCGCAAGCCGTCTCGGCTCGCGAAAGAAATCAAGTTGGCCACGCTGAAAGTCAGCGAAACCTTCGGCGAAGATGCCCTGATTTCCGGCGAACCTCGTAACGTAACGGTTACTATGCTCACCGACGGTGTCCTGCTCAGGCTCGACAAGGCGAGTTTTATCAAGTTGCTCAAGGAGCCGGTGATCTCTCACGTCGATTTTGAAACCGCCCAACGGATGGCTAGCCGGGATGCGGTCTGGCTGGATGTCCGAACGCCGGATGCCTACGAGCAGGGGCGCCTGCCGGGAAGCCTCAATATTCCATTCTTTTCGTTGCGGGTGACGCTCCCGACCCTGAACCGGCAGAGCAAATACCTTTTGGTTTGCGACGACGGACGACTCAGCGAGGCCGCCGCCTTTCTGCTGATTCGCTACGGATTCGAAGCGCAGGTCCTGGCCGGCGGGATCGTCAACGCGCCGCGCGATCACCTGGTAATCGAGGCGACCAAATGGACACCCTCCCGCTCTTTGGCGGCTACCGCTTACCGAGCGCCGCACCGCGAGCAACCGGACCCGGCCAACGAAGAAGTCGACATCGGCAAGAACCCGGAGGAACATGAAGGACTGTCGCTCGAGGTGCATGAAACGCCGGATGGCGAAATTGACCGGGAGGAATCCTCGGAAGATGCCGGATACACCTTCCACGCTCGCGGGCCGGAAGAGCCGTCCGATCGAGAGATCGCATGGACCGATTCACCCCCTCCCACGGAACACACCCCAACCTTGGACGCCCTGTTGGCCACCGAGCGAAGCGGAAACCCAGGTCCGGACGACGACCTGGCAACACTGAAGAGCCGGCTGCAGGAACTAGAAGCGTCGATACAGGAACGCGCCTTGCGGGAGCAGGATCTCGCCCGGCGCCTAGCGGACGCTGAAAACAGGGCTGCCGAGGCCACTGCCCGGGCGCAGGCGCTGGAAACGCAATTGGCGAAGGCCAATGAAATCATTGCGACCACCGCGGCCCTCACGGAACAGCGCGAGCAGGTGGAAAACGAATTGCGGAAAGCCAAGGAGGATGTCGCCTCTTTGAAGGCCGAGCTGGAAAAGGTGCGCGAGCTAGCGAACGACCGAGATGTCGCGCTGCGATCCTTGCGGGAGAATTACGAGCAACTCGTAGCCCGCCAAGCCAAGAAGGCCAGCGAAGAAAACAGTAAGGGCGAAAAAGCTCTATCGGCGTTGAAAGAAGAAATCGAACGGCTGAAAACTATCAACCGATTGGCAATAAGAGACAAAGCTTCCGCAGAACGGCAGGTAGCGGATTTAGCTCGCCAGGTCGCGGAACTTCAAACCGCAATGGAGCGGTCCACTGGCAGCGCCACCGATACGGAAGCGCTGCGCCGCGAGCTGGAGGCTCTGCACCGCCAGCACGCCGACGAGCTGGCGGGAATGCAAGCTAGACTCCGGGAAATGGAGCAGGACGGAAACCGGCTTCGAGAGGACCTTCAATTGGCCCGGGCCCGGCTAGCTGTGTTGGAATCCGCCGCTAAAGCGGGAGACCAAGATCAAAGGAAAAAGCCGTGCTTCGAATTTGCCATCTGGTTTCCGGTGACCCTCGCGACAACGCTGTTCCTAACGGCTCTCATCCTCGGCGGACTGTTCGGTACCACATCCGGCCGAAAGGTGGTCAGCCGTTTGCTGGCGCTAGACACCGGAGCATCCCTGGAGCAGCCGCCAGCGAAAGCGATGCTGTCCAAGCCGACGCAAGGCTTATAA
- a CDS encoding DegQ family serine endoprotease — MTNIRGLLPLLLGGLLFLSNAAYAAWPTSVDGQPLPSLAPMLKRATPAVVNISTRTQIQEAEHPLLRDPFFRYFFDIPNQPRRRETSSLGSGVIVDARRGYILTNNHVIDKADEIMVTLSDGRHLSAKLVGADPESDIAVIKVEADNLTELPVADSSQLQVGDFVVAIGNPFGLGQTVTSGIISALGRSGLGIEGYEDFIQTDASINPGNSGGALVNLRGELIGINTAILAPSGGNVGIGFAIPSNMATSIMTALIEHGEIRRGLLGVTIQDLTPELAQAFGLTRSHGAVITGVQPDSPAAKAKLEPGDVVLAINDRPVRNSMDVRNAIGMQQIGDKVEIEVLHKGETVVRVARIAEPKISREDGKKVHPKLSGTMLSDTEPNARVQGVRVEKIHTASYAYRAGLRPGDVIVMANRERVGNLRELKAVVSGSAELLLNVQRENGSFFLLLR, encoded by the coding sequence ATGACCAATATTCGTGGATTGCTTCCGCTTCTTTTGGGCGGTCTGCTGTTCTTGTCGAACGCAGCCTATGCCGCCTGGCCGACCAGCGTGGACGGCCAGCCTTTGCCCAGCCTTGCTCCCATGCTGAAGAGAGCGACGCCGGCCGTGGTGAATATCTCGACGAGAACGCAGATTCAGGAAGCTGAGCATCCTTTGTTGCGCGATCCTTTTTTTCGCTATTTCTTCGACATTCCGAATCAACCCCGCCGCCGTGAAACCTCCAGTTTGGGTTCGGGTGTGATCGTCGATGCGAGGCGCGGCTACATCCTGACTAATAATCACGTGATCGACAAAGCCGACGAAATTATGGTGACGCTCAGTGACGGCCGCCACCTCAGTGCGAAATTGGTCGGGGCCGATCCGGAATCTGATATCGCGGTGATCAAGGTCGAAGCAGACAATTTGACCGAACTGCCGGTCGCGGACTCTAGCCAACTGCAGGTAGGCGATTTCGTGGTGGCTATAGGCAATCCGTTCGGACTGGGGCAAACCGTGACCTCCGGGATCATTAGCGCACTCGGGCGTTCCGGGTTGGGGATCGAAGGCTACGAGGATTTCATTCAGACCGACGCCTCGATCAACCCCGGCAACTCTGGCGGTGCCCTGGTCAATCTAAGAGGTGAGCTGATCGGAATCAACACCGCCATCTTGGCGCCTAGCGGAGGTAACGTGGGCATCGGCTTCGCCATTCCCTCCAATATGGCGACCAGCATCATGACCGCGTTGATCGAGCACGGTGAAATACGCCGCGGTCTGCTCGGCGTAACGATTCAGGACTTGACTCCCGAACTTGCTCAAGCCTTCGGTCTCACCCGCAGCCATGGTGCCGTAATCACCGGTGTGCAGCCGGATTCGCCGGCCGCCAAGGCCAAGCTCGAACCCGGCGACGTCGTGCTTGCGATCAACGACCGTCCCGTAAGGAACAGCATGGATGTCCGCAATGCGATCGGCATGCAGCAGATCGGCGACAAAGTCGAAATCGAAGTGCTGCACAAAGGAGAGACCGTGGTTCGCGTGGCGAGAATCGCGGAGCCCAAGATCAGCCGGGAGGATGGCAAGAAGGTTCATCCCAAGCTTTCCGGCACTATGCTGAGCGATACCGAGCCGAACGCGCGGGTACAAGGAGTGCGTGTGGAGAAAATCCACACGGCTTCCTATGCTTACCGAGCCGGTCTTCGGCCCGGCGACGTCATCGTCATGGCCAATCGCGAACGAGTGGGTAATCTGAGAGAACTCAAGGCCGTGGTCAGCGGCAGCGCCGAACTGCTGCTCAATGTGCAGCGAGAAAACGGTTCGTTCTTCTTGTTGCTGCGTTAA